The DNA sequence TTTTTCCGACCAGATCTTTTGGCAAGGAGACTTCTATTTTATCTCCCGTTTGTTTCCATTTTAAAGTTTTACCTGTTGAAAGCAATTTTAGGGTGCTTTTAGTAGGTATAATTCCTTTCCATTGAAGACTTGCGGGAACTGGAGTATCTTCCTTTAGGCAAGCAATAGCGTATTTAACTTTGCCATCTTTGGATTGCGTAAACCAAATATTTTCATCGTTATAAATAGCTGAGGTTCGCGTTGCATAAATCGCTTCTCCATTTTGTTTGAGCCATTGTCCCACTTTTTCTAAACATGCGGTCACTTCTTCAGGAAATTCTCCTTCCGGTGTAGGACCAACATTCAACAAAAAATTTCCTCCTTTAGCGACAACTTCTGTCAATTTATGAATGATATGGGTAGCGGATTTAATTTTATCGTTTTTTCTATACCCCCAGCCTTTACCAAGTGTCATGCAAGTCTCCCAAGGGTCATTAATTTGTTCTTTTGGGATAGATTGTTCCGGTGTTCTGTAATTTTCATAGGGTCCGTGCACCGTTCTGTCCACAATCAAAATACCAGGCTGAGCCTCACGTGACATGCGGGTTATTTCAGGCATATTTATATCTTGGCTGAAATCAGGGTATAGAGAAAAACCTTCGGGTCTTTTTTTACCTTGTTCCAATGGGCGCACCCAGCCACCATCCAGCCATAAAACATCGATCGCTCCATAATGATGCATTAGTTCGCTAATTTGATTATAGGTGAAATTCTGAAATTTTTTCCAGCGCCAAGGGTTTTTATTTCCATCATAATTTACATTTCTGTCCGTTGTGGCGTAACGAGGCCACCAAAAATATTCGGAATGCCAATCGGGTTTAGAAAAATAGGCCCCGATCATCATTCCTTTTTTTCGATACGCTTCAAAAATAAATTTGGTTACATCTGCTTTTGGATTTTTAGCAAAAGGTCCTTTGGTTATTCCATAATCGGACTCTTTGGTATCAAACATATTAAAACCATCGTGGTGTTTGGTGGTAAAAACAACGTATTTCATTCCAGCCTTCTGAGAAATTTCTGCCCACTTATCGGGATCAAATTTTGTAGGATTCATTTTTTCAGATAGACTCCAGTACCACTTTTTATAATCTTCATAAACGACATTACTGTCTCGTACAAATCGTGGTTCGTTGCACAAGAGCCATGATTCACGAATTCCTTCTACACTGTAAATTCCCCAATGCATCATGATACCAAACTTTTGATCCCGCCATTTTTCTAATTTTTTTAATACCAAAGGGTCAGTTGGGTATTCATACACTTTCGAAGCCTCATAAATATCTGCAGGTCTTTGCGGTTGCTGCGCAAATGATACTGTAGAAAGGAGCGCTATAAAAAAGGTTAGAATGTTTGCTTTCATGGTTTAAAATTTTAGTATCCCGGATTTTGACGTGTTATATTTTTATTTACGTCAGTTTCATTTTGCGGATAAGGATAGAGTTCGTGTTTTCCTTTTACAAAATTGGTAACCGCCGGATAGAAATAGTTGGAGCGAATGGCTTTAACTGCAGTACTGGTTTCTGTTATTTTATCGGATAAAATTCCCCATCTAATCAGATCAGATCGATGCATTCCTTCACCGGAAAGTTCCCAAGCCCTTTCTTGTTGTAATGCTTTTAAGAAATTATCCTTATTTAATCCGGCAGGAAGATGTATTTGTGTTGTTGTGGGTTTTGTCAAAAGTGTCGCTGTAGCTGTGGCTCCTGAACCTTTTCCGTCGGTACTTGTAATGGTTATTGTGGGTGCCGATGTATAACCATCACCTGAACGAAGCATTGCAATGGTACCTATTGTTCCGTTAGCAAGTGTGACTACTGCTGCAGCTGCATCTGTACCTCCGCCGCCAGTGATTTGAATTAGAACATTACCAACCGCTGTATATCCTGTTCCTTTGTTACCTAAGGTGATATTTATTCCGCTTCCTGTAATGTCTGCGCCAAAGCCTCTTCTTCTCACTTGATTAATAGCATCATAGGCAATCGCATTTGGACCTTCGTTTAATTCGTTTTCTATTTCGGCACGCATTAAAAGCAGATCCGAATAACGCATAACCACCCAATTAATGTGTGTATACGAACGTTCGAGTGTTGAATTAGTTTGATACTCACGACTCCACTTGGCTGTTGTCCACGATTCGTCTTGTCTTGCGGTTAACAGCGGGTTTTTGTTTCCAAGGGTGTTAATAGAGTAGGTTGCAATTGAAACATCTCTTCGTTGGTCGGCCGCGTTAAAACTGGTGTAAAATGGTTTTGGCACTAAACATCTTCCGGGAGTTGTTGCATATAAACTGCTTGCAGCGGTTAATGGAGCATTAAAATAACCAACCCATGAGGCATTACCAATAGTTCCTGCGGGATTAAAAAAAGCAATTTGAAAAATGTTTTCAGTTGGCTCTAAAACATGCTGACATTGATTTTTAAATACTTTTGAGTAGG is a window from the Flavobacterium cupriresistens genome containing:
- a CDS encoding alpha-L-fucosidase is translated as MKANILTFFIALLSTVSFAQQPQRPADIYEASKVYEYPTDPLVLKKLEKWRDQKFGIMMHWGIYSVEGIRESWLLCNEPRFVRDSNVVYEDYKKWYWSLSEKMNPTKFDPDKWAEISQKAGMKYVVFTTKHHDGFNMFDTKESDYGITKGPFAKNPKADVTKFIFEAYRKKGMMIGAYFSKPDWHSEYFWWPRYATTDRNVNYDGNKNPWRWKKFQNFTYNQISELMHHYGAIDVLWLDGGWVRPLEQGKKRPEGFSLYPDFSQDINMPEITRMSREAQPGILIVDRTVHGPYENYRTPEQSIPKEQINDPWETCMTLGKGWGYRKNDKIKSATHIIHKLTEVVAKGGNFLLNVGPTPEGEFPEEVTACLEKVGQWLKQNGEAIYATRTSAIYNDENIWFTQSKDGKVKYAIACLKEDTPVPASLQWKGIIPTKSTLKLLSTGKTLKWKQTGDKIEVSLPKDLVGKNIPALAFSIR
- a CDS encoding RagB/SusD family nutrient uptake outer membrane protein yields the protein MKNKLFSYKKISIAAGIACLLFLLNSCDNELEVTPYSYFTSANFFSNTDQANMATLGVYESMSSRDTYGWYIPFVFDADTDILQISGLGSDDWRTIAHYQGISQTNALYTVWSKFYQGIDRANVVVEKIPQMDLYTNGTQNQKNQLNRYIGEAKFLRGFYYSELVRLWGDVPFKIKSSQTGDDLRGALVDRKEIYTQIIQDMQEAAALLPEETPKDERVNKWAAKALLARVALFAGGYSLSANGTMSRPGNYKDFYLIAQKEINDIMAQNPYKLNPSYSKVFKNQCQHVLEPTENIFQIAFFNPAGTIGNASWVGYFNAPLTAASSLYATTPGRCLVPKPFYTSFNAADQRRDVSIATYSINTLGNKNPLLTARQDESWTTAKWSREYQTNSTLERSYTHINWVVMRYSDLLLMRAEIENELNEGPNAIAYDAINQVRRRGFGADITGSGINITLGNKGTGYTAVGNVLIQITGGGGTDAAAAVVTLANGTIGTIAMLRSGDGYTSAPTITITSTDGKGSGATATATLLTKPTTTQIHLPAGLNKDNFLKALQQERAWELSGEGMHRSDLIRWGILSDKITETSTAVKAIRSNYFYPAVTNFVKGKHELYPYPQNETDVNKNITRQNPGY